In Camelina sativa cultivar DH55 chromosome 17, Cs, whole genome shotgun sequence, the genomic stretch CCAAGACAATTAGTTCTGTTCCTAAAGTGAGCTTGACCAATgtgtttttgttaatgtataGCCAGTATAGGGTGCTAGTAAGAAGACTTGGTGGCTTGTGCAATATTTATGCGAAGATCAAGATCAAAATCTCATTGTTTTAATCGGAATATacatgagatttttttttttaattaaatatttctttttgttgtaatcaaaacCATCAACACATAATTACGCAATCTATGCAAGATATGGAAATCGTATCTCATAAACGAAGAGCgcgtgaaagaaagaaaaaaagtaaaggtTTCCTTTTTATCGATGAGACGAGagagtgaaaaaataaaaaacgcaTCATTCTTTCTATCTAACCCTAGCTAatgacctatatatatatatatctctataaatATTTCCATATACTGTAGTTTCATTCTCGCTTTCTCATcgatcttttttgttttttttcacaagAGAATCACCATGCGACTaccttcgtcttcgtcttcttcctacTCACTAGCTTCAACGAGTTTGAGAAGTCGACTCGAAACCATCTTTAGGAAAGCCAAACAGCTCTCGATTCTGTGTCAAGTTGATGTGTGCGTTATCTACTACGGACCTGATGGAGACCTAAAAACGTTTCCAAACGACAAAGAGAAAGTGAGAAACATGGCTATGAGGTACAGTCGGCTAAACGATTCcttgagaaggaaaaaaagctTTAATATTTCTGAGTTTCTCGAGGGGGAAAAGGACAATCCGAACAAAAGGAGGAAGACGAGTCCGAGTCCGAGTCCGAAGAACGTGGATGTATTGATTGACTCTTTGGAACTC encodes the following:
- the LOC104759303 gene encoding agamous-like MADS-box protein AGL75, with amino-acid sequence MRLPSSSSSSYSLASTSLRSRLETIFRKAKQLSILCQVDVCVIYYGPDGDLKTFPNDKEKVRNMAMRYSRLNDSLRRKKSFNISEFLEGEKDNPNKRRKTSPSPSPKNVDVLIDSLELKISTFQERVRYLVSQEKHKLLDHHHQSLASSTPSSSSSSLTNRSLNPSQQFSLLVYNHGDNTLSQIPLSASNLNHQDFSALFQESLLKNEQNMY